A single window of Sulfitobacter sp. JL08 DNA harbors:
- a CDS encoding tRNA-binding protein has translation MAEIDFEDFLKVDIRVGRIVRAEPFPEARKPAFKLWIDFGEEIGERKSSAQITKHYDPDTLIGKSVMAVVNFPPRQIGPVRSEVLVLGVSDNNGDIVLIAPDKDVPLGARMH, from the coding sequence GTGGCTGAGATTGATTTTGAAGACTTCCTGAAAGTGGATATTCGCGTCGGTCGCATCGTGCGCGCCGAACCCTTTCCCGAAGCGCGCAAACCGGCTTTCAAGCTGTGGATTGATTTCGGCGAAGAGATCGGCGAACGAAAAAGTTCGGCCCAGATCACAAAGCACTATGATCCCGACACCCTGATCGGGAAATCGGTCATGGCCGTGGTCAATTTTCCGCCCCGCCAGATCGGACCGGTCAGATCGGAGGTACTGGTGCTGGGCGTATCGGACAATAACGGGGATATTGTTCTGATCGCGCCGGACAAGGACGTCCCCTTGGGCGCGCGGATGCACTGA
- the proC gene encoding pyrroline-5-carboxylate reductase, with protein sequence MNMKIVADRGLVLLGCGKMGSAMLAGWLAGGLPPQSVWVNDPYPSDWLKRQGVHLNTDLPNAPAIVLVAVKPQMMAEALPTLAQMGNGATLFVSVAAGTPIAFYERVLGADTPVIRAMPNTPAAIGKGITALIGNANADASSMALAEALLQAVGQTVRLESEAQMDAVTGVSGSGPAYVFHLIETLAAGGEAQGLPADLAMQLAKATVAGAGALAEAAEETPAQLRVNVTSPNGTTQAALEVLMDEKQGFPALLPRAVKAASERSKELSGG encoded by the coding sequence ATGAACATGAAAATCGTGGCAGACCGGGGCCTTGTGCTGCTGGGCTGTGGAAAAATGGGGTCTGCGATGCTTGCCGGATGGCTGGCCGGCGGATTGCCCCCTCAATCGGTCTGGGTGAATGATCCTTACCCATCGGATTGGCTGAAACGGCAAGGCGTGCATCTGAACACTGATCTGCCCAACGCTCCGGCCATCGTTCTGGTGGCTGTCAAGCCGCAAATGATGGCCGAAGCATTGCCGACACTGGCGCAGATGGGCAACGGCGCAACCTTGTTCGTGTCCGTCGCTGCGGGAACGCCGATAGCGTTCTACGAACGGGTTCTGGGCGCGGATACCCCGGTGATCCGCGCCATGCCGAACACACCTGCGGCAATCGGAAAGGGGATTACGGCATTGATCGGTAACGCAAATGCGGATGCGTCAAGCATGGCGCTGGCCGAAGCGTTGTTGCAGGCTGTCGGGCAGACCGTCCGCCTGGAAAGCGAAGCGCAGATGGATGCGGTGACAGGCGTCAGCGGGTCAGGCCCCGCCTATGTGTTTCATCTGATCGAAACACTTGCGGCAGGTGGTGAGGCGCAGGGATTGCCCGCAGATCTTGCCATGCAGTTGGCCAAGGCCACTGTCGCGGGGGCCGGTGCGCTTGCTGAAGCCGCCGAAGAAACGCCCGCACAATTGCGGGTAAATGTGACCAGCCCCAACGGCACGACCCAAGCTGCGCTTGAGGTTCTGATGGATGAAAAACAAGGTTTTCCCGCCTTGTTGCCCAGGGCTGTCAAGGCAGCGAGCGAAAGATCGAAGGAGTTGTCGGGTGGCTGA
- a CDS encoding YbjN domain-containing protein: MALSEQYLEEDLHPIDIVEHLAEHHEWDFDRIGDDQIAMAVEGQWRTYSITLAWSGYDETLRMVCSFEMEPPEDKLPQLYELLNSVNDQCWAGAFTYWPEQKLMVYRYGLVLSGGQVAGPDQIDTMIGAAVNSAERYYPAVQLAVWGGKTVRQAMQVAIAEAYGRA; encoded by the coding sequence ATGGCCCTTTCCGAGCAGTATCTGGAAGAAGACCTTCACCCTATCGACATCGTCGAACATCTGGCCGAACACCACGAATGGGATTTCGATCGTATTGGTGATGACCAGATCGCCATGGCGGTCGAGGGACAATGGCGGACCTATTCGATCACGCTGGCTTGGTCCGGCTATGACGAGACTTTGCGAATGGTGTGCTCTTTCGAAATGGAGCCGCCAGAAGACAAGCTACCGCAGCTTTACGAGTTGCTGAATTCGGTGAACGATCAATGCTGGGCCGGGGCGTTTACCTACTGGCCCGAGCAGAAGCTGATGGTTTACCGGTACGGCTTGGTTCTGTCCGGCGGGCAGGTCGCCGGTCCGGATCAGATTGACACGATGATAGGCGCCGCAGTGAACAGCGCAGAACGCTACTACCCGGCTGTGCAGCTTGCAGTCTGGGGCGGGAAAACTGTCCGCCAGGCGATGCAGGTCGCCATTGCAGAGGCCTACGGGCGCGCGTAA